Proteins found in one Paenibacillus sp. FSL R10-2782 genomic segment:
- a CDS encoding IucA/IucC family C-terminal-domain containing protein translates to MPYAKGSSFEPAEWSYLTEKLRSSSGEPAPTGRYDLPAADLLEATPCAMYLDRLAGLHDFSSRKVTASVLAKRYGFLIVSPVLHAMSVYNKMLEVGIAECTIQSAFVKDTWLPRLHLNRLLVTECDIGKKGEDGGDISLEQRHAWRDHVIQHVFAEHLALVWRSVSAVASISRTVLWENTAIYVYALYENRIRQELKSEDRLRMEEDFKYLTCEAPAHLFGERQNPLARYFGSPRSERAAVPVTESVSIAPTAAVKAVRVRKTCCYFYQMKEKGSYCPTCPKIHCTS, encoded by the coding sequence ATGCCGTACGCCAAAGGATCTTCGTTTGAGCCTGCAGAATGGTCGTATCTGACGGAAAAATTGCGAAGCAGCAGCGGAGAGCCAGCTCCAACCGGACGTTATGATCTACCTGCGGCTGATTTGCTGGAAGCAACTCCATGTGCTATGTATCTGGATCGGCTGGCAGGGCTGCATGATTTTTCTTCACGCAAGGTGACGGCCTCTGTTTTGGCGAAGCGGTACGGTTTTTTGATCGTGTCCCCGGTACTGCATGCCATGTCGGTGTATAACAAGATGCTGGAAGTCGGGATTGCTGAATGTACAATTCAATCTGCTTTTGTCAAGGATACCTGGCTCCCAAGGTTGCATTTGAACAGACTGCTGGTTACGGAATGTGACATCGGAAAGAAGGGTGAGGATGGGGGAGACATCAGTCTGGAGCAGCGTCATGCTTGGCGTGATCACGTCATTCAGCATGTATTTGCAGAGCATTTGGCTCTGGTGTGGCGATCTGTATCCGCTGTTGCTTCCATTTCAAGAACGGTATTATGGGAAAACACCGCCATCTATGTCTATGCGCTATATGAAAACCGCATCCGTCAGGAGCTAAAGAGCGAGGATCGGCTACGAATGGAGGAGGATTTTAAATATCTGACCTGTGAAGCTCCGGCTCACTTGTTTGGTGAACGGCAAAATCCACTGGCCCGGTATTTCGGCTCTCCCCGTTCAGAGAGAGCGGCGGTACCTGTAACGGAATCTGTATCCATCGCACCCACTGCGGCCGTGAAAGCTGTACGTGTTCGCAAAACCTGCTGCTATTTTTACCAGATGAAGGAAAAGGGCAGCTATTGCCCTACCTGTCCGAAGATACATTGTACGAGCTAA
- a CDS encoding RraA family protein encodes MFRIQPRVQGITTELLELYQHVSASTLGHFTDFGCMQGVQPLFRPIRLLGNAVTVRLPHMDSTAVRHALELAQAGDVLVVDMSGDDARACWGEFRAYVAMKKQLAGVIVSGCVTDVGVLNQLQFPIFSKGISALTTRTLELEGEVNTPISLFGVSVHPGDLILGDDDGVFVVKPGEAWELGEKALEKQRKEELTRKQFGYDQLLNARLER; translated from the coding sequence ATGTTTCGCATTCAACCTCGGGTTCAGGGGATAACGACGGAACTGCTGGAGCTTTATCAGCATGTAAGTGCTTCTACCCTTGGGCATTTCACGGATTTTGGATGTATGCAGGGAGTACAGCCGTTGTTTCGTCCCATTCGATTGCTGGGAAATGCAGTTACGGTGAGGCTTCCCCATATGGACTCCACCGCTGTACGTCATGCGCTGGAATTGGCACAAGCGGGTGATGTGCTTGTCGTCGATATGTCAGGTGATGATGCCAGAGCTTGCTGGGGAGAATTCAGAGCTTATGTGGCGATGAAAAAACAACTGGCTGGAGTGATTGTTTCCGGTTGCGTCACAGATGTGGGGGTCTTGAACCAGCTACAATTCCCCATTTTTTCCAAAGGAATTAGCGCCTTGACTACACGTACACTGGAACTGGAGGGAGAGGTGAATACCCCGATTAGCCTATTTGGGGTCAGCGTACATCCAGGTGATCTCATTTTGGGTGATGACGATGGTGTATTTGTAGTAAAGCCAGGGGAAGCATGGGAACTGGGGGAAAAAGCTTTGGAAAAGCAGCGCAAGGAGGAGCTTACGCGCAAGCAGTTCGGATACGATCAGCTTTTGAATGCCCGGCTGGAAAGGTAG